One window from the genome of Bacillus weihaiensis encodes:
- a CDS encoding HD-GYP domain-containing protein has translation MKIQINQLQKGSVISKNVFSATNKPLVYKDTNVTEEIIEALRAFLVSEVEIENHYDSKNQTQHAVLNASEKVDEVLTSKSDFYQLYIDAVQSYKSIYLGWQAGSPVNIGKVRQIIIPLIGELQKNEDEILKLYHYCKEEEYIYHHSISVALLSALLAKKLGYQQGEVNQISLTGLLCDCGMSKVTPAIIVKKVTLTETEYKEIKQHPVHSYNMLKNIMSIKDGVKLGVLQHHERLDGSGYPLNVASDQLHPYSKIVALADTYQAMVSVRPFRRKQSPYKVFEQIVQDDFGKFDLQVIQALKQAIVKLSVGSRVRLSNGLEAEILYVDENYPTRPIVKYLNTSTMLLLKDNNELYIEELL, from the coding sequence TTGAAGATTCAAATCAATCAATTACAAAAGGGTAGTGTAATCTCAAAAAACGTATTCTCTGCAACAAACAAACCATTAGTATACAAAGATACGAATGTTACAGAGGAAATTATCGAAGCATTAAGGGCTTTTTTAGTTAGTGAAGTGGAGATTGAGAATCATTATGATTCAAAAAATCAAACGCAACATGCTGTTTTAAATGCCAGTGAAAAAGTAGATGAGGTACTAACAAGTAAAAGTGATTTTTATCAATTATATATAGATGCCGTACAATCGTATAAATCTATCTATTTAGGGTGGCAGGCTGGTTCACCTGTTAATATCGGTAAAGTAAGACAGATTATTATTCCACTCATTGGAGAATTACAGAAAAACGAGGATGAGATCCTAAAGCTCTATCATTATTGCAAAGAAGAAGAGTATATTTACCACCACTCCATTTCCGTTGCATTATTAAGTGCCCTCCTTGCTAAAAAGCTAGGATATCAGCAAGGAGAAGTGAACCAAATCAGCCTTACTGGACTATTATGTGATTGTGGAATGTCTAAAGTTACACCAGCAATCATTGTCAAGAAAGTAACGTTAACGGAAACAGAGTATAAAGAAATTAAACAGCACCCTGTGCATAGTTATAATATGTTAAAGAATATTATGTCTATTAAAGATGGAGTCAAGCTAGGAGTGCTTCAACATCATGAGCGTTTAGATGGTAGTGGTTATCCTTTAAATGTTGCCAGTGATCAGCTTCATCCATACAGCAAAATTGTTGCTTTAGCTGACACGTATCAAGCTATGGTATCTGTGAGACCATTCCGTAGGAAGCAATCTCCATACAAGGTATTCGAACAAATTGTTCAAGACGACTTTGGTAAATTCGATTTACAAGTCATTCAAGCTTTAAAGCAGGCTATTGTAAAACTATCTGTGGGATCTAGAGTAAGATTATCTAATGGACTGGAAGCGGAAATTTTATATGTGGATGAAAATTATCCAACAAGACCGATTGTAAAATATCTAAACACATCCACTATGTTGCTATTAAAAGATAATAATGAGCTATATATTGAAGAACTTTTATAA